The genomic DNA AGGAAGTATGAAATTTGAAGAAAATCTTGCAGAGATAGATGAGATAATAGAGAGATTAGAGAGTGGGGAGCTATCCCTTGCTGAATCTATAAAAGAGTATGAGACAGCTATGAAGTTACTCAAAAAATCTTCTGATCTATTGAATAAGGCAGAGGGAAAGGTTTTAAAAGTAGTAGAGAAAGATGATGAAATACTACTTGAGGAGGTATAAGATGTTATTTAAAGAGTATCTTGGAATGGGAAAAAAAATGGTAGAGGATGGAATTGATAAGTATCTAGAGGAGTTAACTTATCCAGAGGTAATAGCAGAAGGTATGAGATATGCTGTACTAAATGGCGGAAAAAGATTAAGACCAATACTTCTATTTATGACTTTAGATATACTGGGAAGCAAAAAAGAAGAGGGGCTTGCAACTGCTGCAACTATTGAAATGATACACTCATACTCTCTAGTTCATGATGATTTACCAGCTCTTGATAATGATGATTATAGAAGAGGAAAATTAACTACTCATAAAAAATTTGGAGAGGCTGAAGGGATACTTATAGGAGATGCTCTTTTAACACATGCCTTCTATATACTTACAGAGAAAAATTCACATCTTTCACCAGAGAAGATAGTTGAGATAGTAAAGCTAACATCTAGTTATGCTGGAATCAATGGAATGATAGGTGGACAGATGGTAGATATAGCTAGTGAAGGAAAAAAGATTGATTTAGAAACTTTAAAATATATACATGCTAATAAGACAGGAAAATTAATAAAACTGCCTGTAGAGGTGGCTTGTATAATAGCTGGAGCTTCTAAAGAGGAGAGAGCAACTCTTATAAAATACTCTGAATTGATAGGACTTGCTTTCCAAA from Candidatus Fusobacterium pullicola includes the following:
- the xseB gene encoding exodeoxyribonuclease VII small subunit; this translates as MKFEENLAEIDEIIERLESGELSLAESIKEYETAMKLLKKSSDLLNKAEGKVLKVVEKDDEILLEEV
- a CDS encoding polyprenyl synthetase family protein encodes the protein MLFKEYLGMGKKMVEDGIDKYLEELTYPEVIAEGMRYAVLNGGKRLRPILLFMTLDILGSKKEEGLATAATIEMIHSYSLVHDDLPALDNDDYRRGKLTTHKKFGEAEGILIGDALLTHAFYILTEKNSHLSPEKIVEIVKLTSSYAGINGMIGGQMVDIASEGKKIDLETLKYIHANKTGKLIKLPVEVACIIAGASKEERATLIKYSELIGLAFQIKDDILDIEGDFETIGKPVGSDLALDKSTYPSILGMEESKRLLNETIEEAKAIVKNKFGEERSQILLDLADYIGNRDK